The Aeromicrobium yanjiei genome includes a region encoding these proteins:
- the rpsS gene encoding 30S ribosomal protein S19: protein MPRSLKKGPFVDGHLEKKVDAQNAADTHTVIKTWSRRSMILPSFIGHTIAVHDGRKHVPVFITDSMVGHKLGEFAPTRTFRGHEKDDRKAKRR from the coding sequence ATGCCACGTAGTTTGAAGAAGGGCCCGTTCGTCGACGGGCACCTCGAGAAGAAGGTCGACGCGCAGAACGCCGCCGACACCCACACCGTGATCAAGACCTGGTCGCGCCGCTCGATGATCCTGCCGTCCTTCATCGGACACACGATCGCCGTGCACGACGGCCGCAAGCACGTGCCCGTGTTCATCACGGACTCGATGGTGGGTCACAAGCTGGGCGAGTTCGCCCCGACCCGCACGTTCCGCGGACACGAGAAGGATGACCGGAAGGCGAAGAGGCGATGA
- the rplB gene encoding 50S ribosomal protein L2 → MAIRKYKPTTPGRRGSSVADFAEITRTTPEKSLVEPLPKKGGRNNQGRITTRHQGGGHKRAYRIIDFRRYDKDGVPAKVAHIEYDPNRTARIALLHYADGEKRYIIAPDGIAQGQAIESGAAADIKVGNNLPLRNIPVGTQIHAVELRPGGGAKMGRSAGVRVQLVAKEGNKAQLRLPSGEMRYVDVRCRATIGEVGNAEQSNINWGKAGRNRWKGKRPTVRGVAMNPVDHPHGGGEGKTSGGRHPVSPWGKPEGRTRKRKASDSQIVRRRKSGR, encoded by the coding sequence ATGGCTATTCGCAAGTACAAGCCGACAACGCCGGGCCGTCGTGGCTCGAGCGTCGCCGACTTCGCCGAGATCACCCGCACGACGCCGGAGAAGTCCCTGGTGGAGCCGCTGCCCAAGAAGGGTGGCCGCAACAACCAGGGCCGGATCACGACGCGTCACCAGGGCGGTGGACACAAGCGTGCCTACCGCATCATCGACTTCCGTCGCTACGACAAGGACGGCGTCCCCGCGAAGGTCGCTCACATCGAGTACGACCCCAACCGCACGGCGCGCATCGCGCTCCTGCACTACGCGGACGGCGAGAAGCGCTACATCATCGCGCCTGACGGCATCGCCCAGGGCCAGGCCATCGAGTCCGGCGCTGCTGCGGACATCAAGGTCGGCAACAACCTGCCGCTGCGCAACATCCCCGTCGGCACGCAGATCCACGCCGTGGAGCTGCGCCCCGGTGGCGGCGCCAAGATGGGCCGTTCGGCCGGTGTGCGCGTGCAGCTCGTCGCCAAGGAGGGCAACAAGGCTCAGCTGCGTCTGCCCTCGGGCGAGATGCGCTACGTCGACGTCCGCTGCCGCGCCACGATCGGCGAGGTCGGCAACGCCGAGCAGTCCAACATCAACTGGGGCAAGGCAGGCCGCAACCGCTGGAAGGGCAAGCGCCCGACCGTCCGTGGTGTCGCCATGAACCCGGTCGACCACCCGCACGGCGGTGGTGAGGGCAAGACGTCCGGTGGACGTCACCCGGTCTCCCCGTGGGGCAAGCCGGAAGGCCGTACGCGCAAGCGCAAGGCCAGCGACTCCCAGATCGTCCGCCGCCGCAAGTCCGGCCGCTGA
- the rplW gene encoding 50S ribosomal protein L23, with product MSTIHKDHRDVLIAPVVSEKSYGLLDDNKYTFVVHPDANKTEIKIAVEKIFGVKVTAVNTLNRKGKTRRTRSGLGKRKDTKRAIVSVAAGQSIDIFSSPSN from the coding sequence GTGAGCACGATCCACAAGGACCACCGCGACGTTCTGATCGCGCCGGTCGTCAGCGAGAAGAGCTACGGCCTGCTCGACGACAACAAGTACACGTTCGTGGTGCACCCCGATGCCAACAAGACGGAGATCAAGATCGCCGTCGAGAAGATCTTCGGCGTCAAGGTCACCGCGGTCAACACGCTCAACCGCAAGGGCAAGACGCGTCGTACGCGCTCGGGGCTCGGCAAGCGCAAGGACACGAAGCGCGCAATCGTCAGTGTCGCCGCCGGCCAGAGCATCGACATCTTCTCGAGCCCGAGCAACTGA
- the rplV gene encoding 50S ribosomal protein L22 produces MSAATRDSVSARRERLLGDEPGAFAVARFVRVTAQKSRRIGDLIRGESVDNALATLQFAPQAVAEVFYKLVESAAANAATTEGLDRSSLIITTVLVDEGPTMKRWRPRAKGAANRILKRSSHLTVVVQPADFVEGKRLAAATKNSKKKGGNR; encoded by the coding sequence ATGAGTGCAGCTACCCGTGACAGCGTGAGCGCACGGCGCGAGCGGCTCCTGGGCGACGAGCCCGGTGCGTTCGCCGTGGCTCGCTTCGTGCGCGTCACTGCGCAGAAGTCGCGCCGCATCGGCGACCTGATCCGCGGCGAGTCCGTGGACAACGCCCTGGCCACCCTGCAGTTCGCGCCGCAGGCCGTCGCCGAGGTGTTCTACAAGCTCGTCGAGAGCGCCGCTGCGAACGCCGCGACCACCGAGGGGCTCGACCGCTCCTCGCTGATCATCACCACGGTCCTCGTCGACGAGGGCCCGACGATGAAGCGCTGGCGTCCCCGCGCCAAGGGTGCGGCCAACCGCATCCTCAAGCGCAGCAGCCACCTGACCGTGGTCGTCCAGCCGGCCGACTTCGTCGAGGGCAAGCGCCTCGCCGCGGCCACCAAAAACTCCAAGAAGAAGGGCGGGAACCGATAG
- the rpsC gene encoding 30S ribosomal protein S3 — translation MGQKINPHGFRLGISTDHKSRWYADKLYKSYVGEDVQIRRMLTKGMDRAGISRVEIERTRDRVRVDIHTARPGIVIGRRGAEADRIRGDLEKLTGKQVQLNILEVKNPEMDAQLVAQGVAEQLSGRVQFRRAMRKAMQSTMRSGAKGIRIQCSGRLGGAEMSRSEFYREGRVPLHTLRADVDYGFYEAKTTFGRIGVKVWIYKGEVAGTRAEREAEAAKRAAAPGSNRRPARGGAAGGARRPERPARDEAAPATDAAASTQAPAEAVAATPAGEGS, via the coding sequence GTGGGACAGAAGATCAACCCGCACGGGTTCCGACTGGGCATCTCGACGGATCACAAGAGCCGTTGGTACGCCGACAAGCTCTACAAGAGCTACGTCGGAGAAGACGTGCAGATCCGTCGGATGCTCACCAAGGGCATGGACCGCGCCGGCATCAGCCGTGTCGAGATCGAGCGCACGCGTGACCGCGTCCGCGTCGACATCCACACCGCTCGCCCCGGCATCGTCATCGGCCGCCGTGGCGCCGAGGCCGACCGCATCCGCGGCGACCTCGAGAAGCTCACGGGCAAGCAGGTGCAGCTGAACATCCTCGAGGTCAAGAACCCCGAGATGGACGCGCAGCTGGTCGCCCAGGGCGTCGCCGAGCAGCTCTCGGGCCGCGTGCAGTTCCGTCGCGCGATGCGCAAGGCGATGCAGTCGACCATGCGCTCGGGCGCCAAGGGCATCCGTATCCAGTGCTCGGGCCGCCTCGGTGGCGCCGAGATGTCGCGCTCGGAGTTCTACCGCGAGGGCCGCGTGCCCCTGCACACGCTCCGTGCTGACGTCGACTACGGCTTCTACGAGGCCAAGACGACCTTCGGCCGCATCGGCGTGAAGGTCTGGATCTACAAGGGCGAGGTCGCGGGTACCCGCGCCGAGCGCGAGGCAGAAGCTGCCAAGCGTGCCGCCGCCCCCGGCAGCAACCGTCGTCCCGCCCGTGGCGGAGCCGCTGGTGGCGCGCGTCGTCCCGAGCGTCCCGCCCGCGACGAGGCCGCTCCGGCGACCGACGCTGCCGCTTCGACCCAGGCGCCGGCCGAGGCCGTCGCCGCTACTCCTGCAGGGGAGGGTTCCTGA